One genomic window of Undibacterium cyanobacteriorum includes the following:
- the nusA gene encoding transcription termination factor NusA yields the protein MSREVLLLVDVLAREKNVDEDIVFGALEHALATATKKRYEGDVDIRVEIDRDTGEYRTFRRWHVVADDAGLQLPDQEILHFEAVEQYADIEVDEYIEEPIESVELGRRFAQDTKQIVLQRIRDAEREQILAEFLERGDSLVMGTIKRMERGDAVVESGRIEARLPRDQMIPKENLRVGDRVRAYILRIDRNARGPQVILSRTAPEFIMKLFELEVPEIEQGSLVIKSAARDPGVRAKIAVHTDDKRIDPIGTCVGMRGSRVQAVTGELGGERVDIVLWSEDPAQFVIGALAPANVSSIMVDEEKHAMDVVVDDENLAIAIGRSGQNVRLAAELTGWQINIMTAEESANKAEQETAGIRSLFMEKLDVDQEVADILVDEGFSSLEEIAYVPISEMLEIEALDEDTVNELRSRARDALLTEAIASEEGVEGVEDALINLEGMSRATAGKLGLAGIKTLAAFGALAYDEFGAILALTTDRARQLIDNAFDDVTDDEMKLIDAKYDEHAKALLENAWKLAEAK from the coding sequence ATGAGTCGCGAAGTTTTATTATTGGTTGATGTGCTGGCGCGCGAAAAAAACGTCGATGAAGACATCGTTTTTGGAGCGTTGGAACATGCTTTGGCTACGGCTACCAAAAAGCGTTATGAAGGTGATGTAGATATTCGTGTTGAGATCGATCGCGATACCGGTGAATATCGTACCTTCCGCCGTTGGCACGTGGTGGCTGATGACGCTGGCTTGCAATTGCCCGATCAAGAAATTTTGCACTTCGAAGCCGTTGAACAATATGCTGATATCGAAGTTGATGAGTACATTGAAGAACCGATTGAATCCGTTGAACTCGGTCGTCGTTTCGCGCAAGACACAAAACAAATCGTCTTGCAACGTATTCGCGATGCAGAACGTGAACAAATTTTGGCTGAATTCTTGGAGCGTGGTGATTCCCTCGTGATGGGTACCATCAAGCGTATGGAACGCGGCGACGCAGTGGTGGAATCTGGTCGTATCGAGGCACGTCTGCCGCGCGATCAAATGATCCCGAAAGAAAATTTGCGTGTTGGTGATCGTGTTCGCGCATACATCTTGCGTATCGATCGTAATGCACGTGGCCCTCAAGTGATCTTGTCCCGTACGGCGCCAGAATTCATCATGAAATTGTTTGAATTGGAAGTGCCAGAAATCGAACAAGGTTCTTTGGTCATTAAATCGGCGGCGCGTGATCCAGGCGTGCGCGCCAAGATCGCTGTACACACAGATGATAAACGTATTGATCCTATCGGTACTTGCGTTGGTATGCGCGGTTCTCGCGTCCAAGCTGTCACCGGTGAACTCGGCGGCGAACGTGTTGATATCGTGTTGTGGTCTGAAGATCCTGCGCAGTTTGTGATTGGTGCTTTGGCGCCAGCGAACGTTTCTTCGATCATGGTTGACGAAGAAAAACACGCAATGGACGTCGTCGTTGATGATGAGAACTTGGCGATCGCGATTGGCCGTAGTGGTCAAAACGTACGCCTCGCTGCAGAATTGACAGGCTGGCAGATCAATATCATGACAGCAGAAGAATCTGCGAATAAGGCAGAACAAGAAACTGCAGGTATTCGTAGCTTGTTCATGGAAAAACTCGACGTTGATCAAGAAGTTGCAGACATCTTGGTTGATGAAGGGTTCTCTAGTCTCGAAGAGATCGCGTATGTGCCGATCAGCGAGATGTTGGAAATCGAAGCGCTTGATGAAGATACAGTCAATGAGTTGCGTAGCCGCGCTCGTGATGCTTTGTTGACAGAAGCGATTGCGTCTGAAGAAGGCGTGGAAGGCGTAGAAGACGCTTTGATTAATTTGGAAGGTATGAGCCGCGCAACAGCGGGTAAATTGGGTCTCGCAGGTATCAAGACTCTCGCTGCTTTCGGTGCTCTGGCTTACGATGAATTTGGTGCGATTTTGGCTCTGACAACAGACCGTGCGCGCCAGTTGATTGATAATGCATTTGACGATGTGACTGACGATGAAATGAAACTCATCGATGCCAAATACGACGAACATGCAAAAGCCTTGTTGGAAAACGCATGGAAACTCGCTGAGGCGAAGTAA
- a CDS encoding DUF924 family protein, translating into MFQEVIDFWFKEIDSKQWWRVDPAFDQLIAQRFGATLNAAAAGELSAWREQPYGRLAEIIVLDQFSRNVYRGTARAFTQDTMAVVLTQEALRQGADQVMSAIERNFMYMPLMHSESKQIHVFAEQLFKERAPQANYEFELKHKRIIDRFGRYPHRNAILGRTSTDEEIAFLKEDGSSF; encoded by the coding sequence ATGTTTCAAGAAGTGATTGATTTCTGGTTTAAAGAGATTGATAGCAAACAATGGTGGCGTGTTGATCCTGCCTTCGATCAATTGATCGCGCAGCGATTTGGCGCGACGCTGAATGCAGCGGCAGCCGGTGAATTGTCGGCTTGGCGCGAGCAGCCTTATGGTCGTTTAGCGGAAATCATCGTGCTCGACCAATTCTCTCGTAATGTCTATCGCGGCACCGCACGCGCGTTTACACAAGATACGATGGCTGTGGTCTTGACCCAAGAAGCTTTGCGTCAAGGTGCTGATCAAGTGATGTCAGCGATTGAGCGAAATTTCATGTATATGCCTTTGATGCACAGCGAATCAAAACAGATTCATGTTTTTGCGGAGCAGCTATTCAAAGAACGTGCGCCGCAGGCGAACTACGAATTTGAACTGAAACACAAACGCATCATCGATCGCTTCGGTCGTTATCCGCATCGTAATGCGATTTTAGGACGTACTTCAACAGACGAAGAAATCGCATTTCTCAAGGAAGATGGCTCGAGTTTTTAG
- the rbfA gene encoding 30S ribosome-binding factor RbfA, whose translation MAKNSKSIPSRGLRVADQIQRDLSEIIWAELRDPRVGMITLTEVQLTPDYAHAKIYFTTLTDDKQAIEQTLQGLNKASGFLRNQLGLKLRIHTLPQLHFVHDTSTMRGMAMSKLIDEANATRALDDDNQSED comes from the coding sequence ATGGCAAAAAATAGTAAATCCATCCCATCACGGGGATTACGTGTAGCTGATCAGATTCAACGCGATCTGTCTGAAATTATTTGGGCAGAACTGCGTGATCCACGCGTCGGTATGATCACTTTGACGGAAGTGCAATTGACACCCGATTACGCTCACGCCAAAATTTATTTCACGACCTTGACGGATGATAAGCAAGCGATTGAGCAGACCTTGCAAGGTTTGAACAAGGCTTCGGGATTCTTGCGTAATCAGCTCGGTTTGAAATTACGTATTCATACGCTACCGCAACTTCATTTCGTGCACGACACATCGACCATGCGCGGCATGGCAATGTCGAAGTTAATCGATGAAGCGAATGCGACGCGTGCTTTGGATGACGACAATCAATCCGAGGATTAA
- the truB gene encoding tRNA pseudouridine(55) synthase TruB, whose amino-acid sequence MNQVPKKKTRQPINGVLLLDKPVTWSSNDALIKAKRLLNAIKAGHTGTLDPFATGLLPLCFGEATKFSADLLDADKTYQTVVHLGMTTNTGDTEGEVVQQSEVDVSIEQIHSVLAQFRGDIMQVPPMYSALKRDGKALYEYAREGITLEREARPVTIHMLEFVHYEAPFLTLNVRCSKGTYIRVLGEDIGKALGCGAHLNALRRTQVGHLVLENTVTLEQLEAMDEGQRLSLLAPVDALLSSFPEVELTAELARRFLQGQRIPLGKEGLNYPTQLGRVRVYAHDEHTGHGVRQLLGSAQLQEYGILAPERLISTQTK is encoded by the coding sequence ATGAATCAAGTCCCGAAAAAGAAAACACGTCAGCCGATTAATGGTGTCTTGTTGTTGGATAAGCCAGTGACGTGGTCGAGTAATGATGCCTTGATCAAAGCGAAGCGCTTATTGAATGCCATCAAGGCAGGGCATACAGGCACCTTAGATCCGTTCGCGACGGGCTTGCTGCCTCTATGTTTTGGCGAGGCCACCAAGTTTTCGGCGGACTTGCTTGACGCTGATAAGACCTATCAAACGGTGGTACACCTCGGCATGACGACCAATACGGGTGACACGGAGGGCGAAGTCGTACAGCAGAGCGAAGTAGATGTCAGCATAGAACAAATTCACTCCGTGCTGGCGCAATTTCGTGGCGATATTATGCAAGTGCCGCCCATGTATTCGGCCCTCAAACGTGATGGCAAAGCGCTATATGAATATGCGCGCGAAGGCATCACGCTAGAACGCGAAGCGCGCCCCGTGACGATACATATGCTGGAATTTGTGCATTACGAAGCGCCGTTTCTGACGCTGAATGTGCGCTGTAGTAAAGGTACCTACATCCGTGTTCTAGGCGAAGACATCGGTAAAGCATTGGGTTGTGGCGCCCATCTAAATGCCTTGCGTCGCACCCAAGTAGGTCATTTGGTTCTAGAAAATACGGTGACCTTGGAGCAATTGGAAGCCATGGATGAGGGGCAACGCCTATCTCTCCTGGCGCCGGTTGATGCTTTGCTGTCGAGTTTTCCTGAGGTAGAACTGACGGCAGAATTAGCGCGTCGTTTTTTGCAAGGTCAAAGAATTCCGCTTGGCAAAGAAGGACTCAATTATCCAACGCAGCTCGGACGTGTACGCGTCTATGCACATGATGAACACACTGGGCATGGCGTGCGGCAATTGTTAGGTTCGGCACAATTGCAAGAATATGGGATACTGGCACCAGAACGTTTAATCTCAACGCAAACGAAATAA
- a CDS encoding cupin domain-containing protein, translating into MNLKKWLSAFALIALGSAGTLLAQALTDAPQRQEKQRVDLLGPNGQETGMEVISSVAEYKPGESMNSHLHHGIEAVYVVQGAQIQMPGKDPVPLATGASLMNLRMIQHGGFKVVGDQSLKIFTVHVVDKNKPLYQMP; encoded by the coding sequence ATGAATTTAAAAAAATGGCTTTCAGCGTTCGCGCTGATCGCGCTTGGTAGCGCTGGCACTTTGTTAGCGCAGGCACTCACTGACGCACCGCAACGCCAAGAAAAGCAGCGAGTCGATTTGTTAGGGCCTAATGGTCAGGAAACCGGCATGGAAGTGATTTCTTCGGTGGCCGAGTACAAACCAGGCGAGAGCATGAATTCACATCTCCACCACGGTATCGAGGCTGTGTACGTGGTGCAAGGCGCGCAAATTCAAATGCCGGGCAAAGATCCAGTGCCTTTAGCAACAGGCGCCAGTCTCATGAATCTGCGGATGATTCAACATGGTGGATTCAAGGTGGTCGGCGATCAGAGTCTGAAGATTTTCACCGTGCATGTGGTGGATAAAAATAAACCACTGTATCAGATGCCATAG
- the cysS gene encoding cysteine--tRNA ligase: MDMQLYDNWERSLRPFSPIHQDWVGLYCCGPTVYDYAHIGNLRTYLFEDVLRRALELNGYNVRHVVNITDVGHLVSDADDGEDKMEKGSRRTGQTAWQIAEKYTIAFKEDIQRLNILEPKVWCKATDHIVEQIDFISVIEEKGYTYRTSDGIYFDTSKQDDYGYLARLNREGLEAGKRVEIGEKKNATDFALWKFSPEGSTRQMEWDSPWGRGFPGWHIECSAMSAKYLEPWFDIHCGGEDHIAIHHSNEIAQNQACHGTRLANFWMHGYFLQIDAGKMSKSSGDFLRLQTLIDENIDPLAYRWLCLSAHYRSQLNFSWESLRASQTGLNRLRETYFNLPAGGSINTDYAERFKAEVNQDLNLPKAIAVMWEMLKSNVSDADKKATLDYFDLMLGLNLKAWEPKKTEIPAHIMELVEQRKIARQNKVWAESDRLRDAIKAAGFEVEDTPAGMVVKAAG; encoded by the coding sequence CCCCTTCTCTCCAATTCATCAAGATTGGGTCGGCTTGTACTGTTGCGGCCCAACCGTGTATGACTATGCGCACATCGGCAATCTACGCACCTACTTATTCGAAGACGTTTTGCGTCGCGCCTTAGAACTCAACGGCTACAACGTTCGCCATGTGGTCAACATCACCGACGTCGGCCATTTAGTGTCCGACGCTGATGATGGCGAAGACAAAATGGAAAAGGGTTCGCGCCGCACCGGTCAAACCGCATGGCAAATCGCTGAAAAATATACGATCGCTTTTAAAGAAGATATCCAACGCCTCAACATTCTTGAACCCAAAGTGTGGTGCAAGGCGACCGATCACATCGTCGAACAAATCGATTTCATCAGCGTCATCGAAGAAAAAGGCTATACCTATCGCACTTCGGATGGCATTTATTTTGACACCTCCAAACAAGATGATTACGGCTACCTCGCGCGCTTGAACCGCGAAGGGCTGGAAGCGGGCAAGCGCGTGGAAATCGGCGAAAAGAAAAATGCAACTGACTTCGCGCTGTGGAAATTCAGCCCTGAAGGCAGCACCCGCCAAATGGAATGGGATAGTCCTTGGGGTCGTGGTTTCCCTGGTTGGCACATCGAATGTTCCGCCATGTCAGCCAAATACTTGGAACCATGGTTTGATATCCATTGCGGTGGCGAAGACCATATCGCAATTCACCACAGTAACGAAATCGCTCAGAACCAAGCCTGCCATGGCACGCGTTTAGCCAACTTTTGGATGCACGGTTATTTCTTGCAAATCGACGCCGGAAAAATGTCGAAATCCAGTGGCGACTTCCTGCGCCTGCAAACACTGATCGATGAAAACATTGATCCCCTCGCCTACCGTTGGTTATGTTTGTCTGCTCATTACCGCAGCCAACTCAACTTTAGCTGGGAATCTTTACGCGCCTCGCAAACAGGTTTGAATCGCCTGCGCGAAACCTACTTTAACTTACCAGCCGGCGGCAGCATCAACACCGATTATGCCGAGCGTTTCAAAGCTGAAGTGAATCAAGATCTGAACCTGCCGAAGGCGATTGCCGTGATGTGGGAAATGTTGAAATCCAATGTCAGTGACGCCGACAAAAAAGCCACGCTCGATTATTTCGATTTGATGTTAGGCCTCAATTTGAAAGCATGGGAACCGAAGAAAACCGAGATCCCAGCTCACATCATGGAACTGGTCGAACAACGCAAAATCGCCCGCCAAAATAAAGTGTGGGCAGAATCAGATCGATTGCGTGATGCGATTAAGGCGGCAGGTTTTGAAGTGGAAGATACGCCGGCAGGAATGGTGGTAAAGGCTGCGGGGTAA
- the infB gene encoding translation initiation factor IF-2: protein MASNNVAQFATELKMQAEALLAQLRAAGVNKASASDSLSKEDKDKLLEHLRRSHGVAPDVEKKKITLTRKETTEIKQADATGKTRTVQVEVRKKRTFVKRDDLLAEESAKAAPAIDPIEMARREAEAQAEAELAARREAELQEKQEQLARLEAEKEAEAKAAREAELAAEAQAKAEAEKAKQAEEKRAKTKAAAESDAAAEEAAKRAAEAAKAKAAEDAREAAARAASAESARKKVADEVAQIKEMMSAARKPKPVEAPASKIAEGTLHKPADKKAGEKKPTVEKKEAKVAAGGAANAGNDKKAIKSANVSSTWQDEAAAKKRGGGLKTRGAAPVGREGWRSGPKGRRNSGHDEQRESNFQVPVEAVIKDVYVPETLTVAELAHKMSVKASEVIKHLMKLGQMCTINQVLDQETAMILVEEMGHKAFAAKIDDPEAMLTDVAEHAHYDAFPRAPVVTVMGHVDHGKTSLLDYIRRAKVASGEAGGITQHIGAYHVETPRGMITFLDTPGHEAFTAMRARGAKATDIVILVVAADDGVMPQTKEAISHAKAAGVPLVVAINKIDKPAANSDRVTQELIAESVVPEEYGGDSPFVPVSAKTGQGIDSLLENVLLQAEVLELKAPVDAPAKGLVVEARLDKGRGTVATILVQSGTLKRGDVVLAGSSFGRVRAMLDENGKNINEAGPSIPVEIQGLTEVPAAGEEVMVMVDERKAREIALFRQGKFRDVKLAKQQAAKLENMFENMGEGELKNLPIIVKTDVQGSQEALVQSLVKLSNNEVRVQVVHAAVGGISESDVNLAVASKAVIIGFNTRADASARKLAETNGVDIRYYNIIYDAVDEVKAALSGMLAPEKRETVIGMVEIRQVFTVSKVGSIAGCLVTEGMVKRTSSVRLLRNNVVTWSGELDSLKRYKDDAKEVRAGMECGLSLKSYNDIQVGDFLEVFEIQEIARTL from the coding sequence ATGGCGAGTAATAACGTAGCTCAATTTGCCACCGAGCTGAAAATGCAAGCGGAAGCACTGCTCGCGCAATTGCGTGCCGCTGGCGTCAATAAAGCATCGGCGTCCGACAGTTTGTCAAAAGAAGATAAAGACAAACTCTTGGAGCATTTGCGTCGTTCGCACGGCGTGGCTCCTGATGTCGAGAAAAAGAAAATCACCTTGACTCGTAAGGAAACGACCGAGATCAAGCAGGCGGATGCCACTGGTAAGACACGTACTGTGCAAGTTGAAGTGCGCAAGAAGCGTACCTTTGTGAAGCGCGATGATTTGTTAGCCGAAGAGTCTGCTAAGGCAGCGCCGGCAATCGATCCTATCGAAATGGCACGTCGCGAAGCAGAAGCGCAGGCGGAAGCTGAATTGGCTGCGCGTCGCGAAGCTGAGCTCCAAGAGAAGCAAGAGCAATTAGCGCGCCTCGAAGCTGAGAAAGAAGCAGAAGCGAAAGCTGCTCGTGAAGCGGAATTGGCTGCAGAAGCACAAGCTAAAGCAGAGGCTGAAAAAGCGAAACAGGCGGAAGAAAAACGCGCCAAGACTAAAGCGGCAGCTGAGTCTGATGCAGCAGCAGAGGAAGCAGCAAAGCGTGCAGCTGAGGCGGCCAAAGCCAAAGCGGCAGAAGATGCTCGCGAAGCGGCGGCACGTGCGGCAAGTGCGGAAAGTGCACGTAAGAAAGTGGCCGACGAAGTTGCGCAAATCAAAGAAATGATGAGCGCGGCACGTAAACCGAAACCGGTTGAAGCACCTGCATCAAAAATCGCGGAAGGTACTTTGCATAAGCCGGCCGATAAAAAAGCCGGTGAGAAGAAACCAACGGTAGAGAAAAAAGAAGCGAAAGTGGCTGCTGGCGGTGCTGCGAATGCAGGTAACGACAAGAAAGCGATCAAGTCTGCTAACGTGTCTTCCACATGGCAAGACGAAGCGGCTGCGAAGAAACGCGGTGGTGGTTTGAAGACACGCGGCGCAGCACCAGTTGGTCGTGAAGGCTGGCGTAGCGGCCCGAAAGGTCGTCGCAATAGCGGCCATGATGAGCAACGCGAATCGAATTTCCAAGTGCCTGTCGAAGCCGTGATTAAGGACGTGTATGTTCCTGAAACACTGACTGTCGCAGAACTCGCGCACAAGATGTCGGTCAAGGCGTCTGAAGTCATTAAACATTTGATGAAACTCGGTCAAATGTGCACGATTAACCAAGTTCTCGATCAAGAAACAGCAATGATCTTGGTTGAAGAAATGGGCCATAAAGCATTCGCCGCGAAGATCGATGATCCAGAAGCGATGTTGACGGACGTTGCTGAACACGCGCATTACGATGCGTTCCCACGTGCCCCAGTGGTCACGGTGATGGGTCACGTCGATCACGGTAAAACATCTTTGCTCGACTACATTCGTCGCGCCAAAGTGGCTTCCGGTGAAGCGGGTGGCATTACTCAGCACATCGGTGCGTATCACGTTGAAACACCACGCGGAATGATCACTTTCCTCGATACCCCAGGTCACGAAGCCTTTACGGCAATGCGTGCACGTGGTGCGAAGGCGACTGATATCGTTATTTTGGTGGTGGCAGCTGATGACGGTGTGATGCCGCAAACGAAGGAAGCGATTTCCCATGCGAAAGCAGCGGGCGTGCCTTTGGTGGTTGCGATCAATAAGATCGATAAACCAGCTGCGAACTCGGATCGTGTGACACAAGAATTGATCGCTGAAAGCGTCGTTCCAGAAGAATACGGTGGTGATTCACCATTCGTACCAGTCTCCGCGAAGACCGGTCAAGGTATTGATTCCTTGTTGGAAAACGTCTTGTTGCAAGCTGAAGTGTTAGAGCTGAAAGCACCAGTCGATGCACCGGCAAAAGGTTTGGTGGTGGAAGCGCGTCTCGATAAAGGTCGCGGTACAGTCGCAACGATCTTGGTTCAGTCCGGTACTTTGAAGCGTGGCGACGTGGTCTTGGCGGGTTCTTCCTTTGGTCGTGTTCGTGCGATGTTGGATGAGAACGGTAAGAACATCAATGAAGCCGGTCCATCGATCCCAGTCGAGATTCAAGGTTTGACAGAGGTACCAGCCGCTGGTGAAGAAGTGATGGTCATGGTTGACGAACGCAAAGCGCGTGAAATCGCTTTGTTCCGTCAAGGTAAATTCCGTGACGTTAAACTGGCGAAGCAACAAGCAGCGAAGCTCGAGAACATGTTCGAAAACATGGGCGAAGGCGAACTCAAAAACTTGCCTATTATCGTCAAGACCGACGTACAAGGTTCGCAAGAAGCTTTGGTTCAATCTTTGGTCAAATTGTCCAACAACGAAGTTCGCGTTCAAGTGGTTCATGCGGCGGTCGGTGGTATCTCCGAATCCGACGTCAACTTGGCGGTGGCTTCGAAAGCGGTCATTATCGGCTTTAACACCCGTGCAGATGCGTCGGCACGTAAGTTGGCTGAAACCAATGGCGTTGATATTCGCTACTACAACATCATTTACGATGCAGTCGATGAAGTGAAGGCAGCTTTGTCCGGTATGTTGGCACCAGAAAAACGCGAAACAGTGATCGGTATGGTCGAGATTCGTCAAGTCTTTACGGTCTCCAAAGTTGGTTCGATTGCAGGTTGCTTGGTCACCGAAGGTATGGTCAAACGTACGTCCTCCGTCCGCTTGTTGCGCAACAATGTGGTGACATGGTCAGGTGAGCTCGATTCTCTGAAGCGTTACAAAGACGACGCCAAAGAAGTTCGTGCAGGTATGGAGTGCGGTCTGTCACTCAAGAGTTACAACGATATTCAAGTCGGCGACTTCCTCGAAGTATTCGAGATTCAAGAAATCGCTCGTACTTTGTAA
- a CDS encoding flagellin N-terminal helical domain-containing protein: MTIINTNLASINAQRNLSSTQTALTTSMQRLSSGSRINSAKDDSAGLAISERISSQIGGMNQAARNANDAISLAQTAEGALQQITSNLQRIRDLAVQAANGSNQAIDRASLNNEASQIISEIDRIASSTTFNGVNLIDGSFNSQTFQVGANNSSSDQINISSIASARSSALGVGSTSSYSTRITGTGLMATPVAFANGDLVINGYRVGASTSDGVSYVYANASSIAKATAINAISGSTGVTATVGPTVLPGVAVTNGGAISAGDLRINGVPIAAIAAVAGPNLAAQRGSQVAAAVNAISSQTGVTANFSTTNGAVTLIAADGRNISLVSSTNASSDRAYTGIDIQVNAIGDITSAISLTSNSSAGITIAEGTTNAAANTGFTAGFTSASVTVGAGLSSLNLGTVAGASSALNTVDAAIQTVSTSRATLGAYQNRLTSAITNLQTNSENLSAARSRIRDTDYAQETASLTRAQVLQQAGTAILAQANSLPNNALSLLR, translated from the coding sequence ATGACTATTATCAATACCAATCTCGCATCGATTAATGCACAACGCAATCTCAGCAGCACACAAACAGCGTTGACCACGTCAATGCAACGTCTTTCGTCCGGTTCCCGCATTAATAGTGCCAAAGACGATTCGGCTGGTTTGGCAATCTCGGAACGAATTAGTTCACAAATTGGTGGCATGAACCAAGCCGCGCGCAATGCCAATGATGCTATTTCACTCGCGCAAACAGCTGAGGGTGCATTACAACAAATTACCTCGAATCTACAACGTATTCGCGATCTTGCCGTGCAGGCTGCAAACGGTAGTAACCAGGCGATTGACCGTGCTTCACTGAATAACGAAGCCTCACAAATCATTTCAGAAATCGATCGCATTGCAAGCTCGACCACCTTTAACGGTGTCAATCTCATCGATGGCTCATTCAACTCGCAAACTTTCCAAGTTGGCGCCAACAATTCGAGCAGCGACCAGATCAATATTTCTTCGATCGCCAGTGCAAGATCAAGTGCACTCGGTGTCGGGTCCACCTCAAGCTATTCAACCAGAATCACCGGCACTGGGCTCATGGCGACACCGGTCGCTTTTGCAAACGGAGACTTAGTGATCAATGGTTACCGCGTTGGTGCATCAACATCCGATGGCGTTTCTTACGTTTACGCAAATGCCAGTAGCATCGCCAAAGCCACCGCCATCAACGCCATCAGCGGCAGTACCGGCGTCACGGCAACCGTTGGCCCGACCGTTCTACCTGGCGTTGCGGTAACCAATGGTGGCGCTATCTCTGCCGGTGATCTTCGCATTAACGGTGTTCCGATCGCCGCGATCGCTGCGGTCGCTGGGCCGAACTTAGCCGCACAGCGTGGTTCGCAGGTCGCGGCAGCCGTCAATGCCATTAGCTCCCAAACCGGCGTTACGGCAAACTTTAGCACTACGAATGGTGCTGTGACTTTGATCGCTGCGGATGGTAGAAATATCAGCCTAGTATCATCAACCAACGCTTCCTCAGATAGAGCATACACAGGCATCGACATCCAAGTGAACGCGATAGGTGACATCACTTCTGCAATAAGCTTGACCTCGAACAGCTCAGCAGGAATTACCATCGCAGAAGGCACCACCAACGCCGCAGCAAACACCGGTTTTACTGCGGGTTTTACGTCCGCTTCAGTGACGGTTGGGGCAGGTTTATCATCCCTAAATCTTGGCACGGTCGCTGGAGCTTCTTCGGCACTGAATACGGTCGATGCTGCGATCCAAACGGTCAGCACTTCACGTGCAACCTTGGGCGCTTATCAAAACCGACTTACCTCAGCCATTACCAATCTACAAACGAACTCGGAAAACCTATCCGCAGCACGAAGTCGTATTCGTGATACAGACTATGCGCAGGAAACCGCCTCACTCACTCGAGCGCAAGTTTTGCAACAAGCAGGCACGGCGATCTTGGCGCAAGCGAACTCGCTACCAAATAACGCTTTATCACTGCTACGCTGA
- a CDS encoding acyltransferase family protein, translating to MQRNLGIDLLRGFSILFVVIHHLALKFRLPLGPSALGDFVSKRILNGISFNGYESVFIFFVLSGFLITQNCLQRYGALNQIEWKAFYRQRFSRIFPLLAILLIVLSVLHGLQVPGYVVQEKGQTLGRALISALGLHLNWYEAQTTWLPPAWDVLWSLSIEEVFYLAFPVLCLLLPRHFLILALLALALSLPWTRGAIVGNEIWQEKAYLPGMSAIAFGVLTALLAQKLTVSRGFARSLFVFGVTGIIGVFFFGAELWRTMENFMMYILCISACFLVFAAAQYPLRSTMGFGWLALMGRLSYEIYLTHMFIVLAVCTAYRSYFGDNMHWSYLTYVPVVVACVLLGIVVERTICGPSLRYLRAKLN from the coding sequence ATGCAACGTAATCTAGGTATCGATTTACTCCGCGGCTTTTCCATCTTATTCGTCGTCATTCACCACCTTGCTTTGAAATTTCGATTGCCTTTAGGGCCGAGCGCCTTGGGTGATTTTGTTTCGAAGCGCATTTTGAATGGGATTAGTTTTAATGGTTACGAATCGGTGTTCATCTTTTTCGTCCTGTCGGGATTTTTGATTACGCAGAATTGCCTGCAACGTTATGGAGCGCTAAATCAGATCGAATGGAAAGCGTTTTATCGCCAGCGCTTTAGTCGGATTTTTCCATTGCTCGCAATACTATTGATCGTACTCAGTGTGCTACATGGATTGCAGGTGCCCGGTTACGTTGTTCAAGAAAAAGGACAGACTTTAGGTAGAGCTTTGATCTCTGCACTTGGCTTACATTTGAATTGGTACGAAGCGCAAACAACGTGGTTGCCACCCGCATGGGATGTGTTGTGGTCTTTGTCGATTGAAGAGGTTTTTTATTTGGCGTTTCCTGTACTGTGTTTGCTTTTGCCACGCCACTTTTTGATCTTGGCTTTGCTAGCCCTAGCACTGTCTTTGCCATGGACGCGTGGAGCGATTGTCGGCAATGAGATTTGGCAAGAGAAAGCTTATCTGCCAGGGATGTCAGCGATTGCATTCGGTGTCTTGACGGCATTGTTGGCACAAAAGCTGACGGTTTCGCGTGGCTTTGCGCGCAGCCTTTTTGTCTTTGGTGTAACCGGGATTATAGGCGTGTTTTTCTTTGGTGCTGAGTTGTGGCGCACCATGGAAAACTTCATGATGTATATCTTGTGTATCTCTGCGTGTTTCTTGGTGTTCGCCGCCGCTCAATACCCTCTGCGTAGCACGATGGGATTCGGATGGCTGGCTTTGATGGGACGTTTGAGTTACGAGATTTATTTGACGCACATGTTTATCGTACTGGCAGTCTGCACCGCTTATCGAAGCTACTTTGGTGACAATATGCATTGGAGCTACCTCACTTATGTTCCAGTTGTGGTCGCCTGCGTCTTGTTAGGGATCGTGGTTGAACGCACCATTTGTGGTCCATCCTTGCGTTATCTGCGGGCAAAGCTGAACTAG